In Neorhizobium sp. NCHU2750, a single genomic region encodes these proteins:
- a CDS encoding ABC transporter permease, whose amino-acid sequence MEYFEIFVSILGSTIRLSIPLLFTALAGLFSERAGIFDIGLEGKMLASAFAAACVAYWTGDAWAGLGAGILISIAFSLLHGFASITNRGNQIVSGVALNFVAAGVTVVLGQAWFNQGGRTGQVPPEGRFGAIILPGADMMRDVPFIGPIYANVISGNNLLTYLAFLMVPASWWVLYRTRFGLRLRAVGENPGAVDTAGISVTWLRYRALIVTGFLAGFAGTYLSIAQSAAFINNMSAGKGYIALAALIFAKWKPVPVMFACLLFGFLDAFANFMQGKSMPLIGEVPVQIFQALPYILTCILLAGFIGVARPPKAGGVPYTKER is encoded by the coding sequence ATGGAATATTTCGAAATCTTCGTCAGCATCCTCGGCTCGACCATCCGCCTGTCCATTCCTCTGCTCTTCACCGCATTGGCCGGGCTGTTTTCCGAACGCGCCGGCATTTTTGATATCGGGCTGGAAGGCAAGATGCTGGCTTCGGCCTTCGCCGCTGCCTGCGTCGCCTACTGGACCGGCGACGCCTGGGCCGGGCTCGGCGCCGGCATCCTCATTTCCATTGCCTTCTCGCTGCTGCATGGTTTCGCCTCGATCACCAATCGCGGCAACCAGATTGTCTCCGGCGTGGCGCTCAACTTCGTCGCCGCCGGCGTCACCGTCGTGCTCGGCCAGGCCTGGTTCAACCAGGGCGGCCGCACCGGCCAGGTGCCGCCGGAAGGCCGCTTCGGCGCCATCATCCTGCCCGGCGCCGACATGATGCGCGACGTGCCGTTCATTGGCCCGATCTATGCCAATGTCATTTCCGGCAACAACCTGCTCACCTATCTCGCCTTCCTCATGGTGCCGGCCTCCTGGTGGGTGCTCTACCGCACCCGTTTCGGTCTCCGTTTGCGCGCCGTCGGTGAAAATCCGGGCGCCGTCGATACGGCAGGCATTTCCGTCACCTGGCTGCGTTACCGGGCGCTGATCGTCACCGGCTTCCTCGCCGGTTTCGCCGGCACCTATCTGTCGATCGCCCAGTCCGCCGCCTTCATCAACAACATGTCGGCCGGCAAGGGCTATATCGCGCTCGCTGCGCTGATCTTCGCCAAGTGGAAGCCGGTGCCGGTCATGTTCGCCTGCCTTCTGTTCGGTTTCCTCGATGCCTTCGCCAATTTCATGCAGGGCAAGTCCATGCCGCTGATCGGCGAAGTGCCGGTGCAGATCTTCCAGGCGCTGCCCTATATCCTCACCTGCATCCTGCTCGCAGGCTTTATCGGCGTGGCCCGCCCGCCGAAAGCCGGCGGCGTGCCCTATACAAAGGAGCGCTGA
- the deoC gene encoding deoxyribose-phosphate aldolase, translating into MELQSPREAAAFALSLLDLTNLRDDCDEAAIENLCLRAQTPYGNSAAICIWPRFVAHARKILGAGHPVRIATVVNFPSGDLAVADVVAETAKAVEDGADEIDLVIPYKAFIGGDEAAVTVMVEAVRAACPHSALKVILETGELKDMLLVRRASELAIAAGADFIKTSTGKVSVNATLEAADIMLRSIRESKAKVGFKPAGGVSTVADADLYLRLAETIMGPNWIMPSTFRFGASSLLDDILAVLAGTTSQRVAAGGY; encoded by the coding sequence ATGGAACTGCAGAGCCCGCGCGAGGCGGCGGCGTTTGCCCTGTCTCTTCTCGACCTGACGAACCTGCGTGACGATTGCGACGAGGCCGCGATCGAAAACCTGTGCCTGCGTGCGCAGACGCCCTATGGCAACAGTGCCGCGATCTGCATCTGGCCGCGCTTTGTCGCCCATGCCCGCAAGATCCTCGGCGCCGGCCATCCAGTCCGCATCGCGACCGTGGTCAATTTCCCCTCCGGTGATCTGGCCGTGGCCGATGTCGTGGCGGAGACGGCGAAGGCTGTCGAGGATGGCGCCGACGAAATCGATCTCGTCATTCCCTACAAGGCCTTTATCGGCGGCGATGAGGCTGCAGTGACCGTCATGGTTGAGGCTGTCCGCGCGGCCTGCCCGCACTCGGCCCTCAAGGTCATTCTCGAAACCGGCGAACTGAAGGACATGCTGCTCGTCAGGCGCGCCTCCGAACTGGCGATTGCGGCTGGTGCCGATTTCATCAAGACGTCGACCGGCAAGGTGTCGGTAAACGCCACGCTGGAAGCGGCCGACATCATGTTGCGGTCGATCCGGGAATCGAAGGCCAAGGTCGGCTTCAAGCCGGCTGGCGGCGTTTCGACCGTTGCTGATGCCGATCTCTATCTGAGGCTTGCCGAAACCATCATGGGGCCGAACTGGATCATGCCCTCCACATTCCGCTTCGGTGCATCGAGCCTGCTCGACGATATCCTGGCGGTGCTCGCCGGCACGACCTCCCAGCGCGTGGCAGCCGGCGGCTATTGA
- a CDS encoding purine-nucleoside phosphorylase, translated as MTTVTDLLVERLDGLVPRVAIVLGSGLGSLVDGITDQVRIPYGELEGFPMSGVTGHAGELVAGYLGREPVIMLSGRAHYYERGDARAMRFPIQVLKGIGVQSLILTNSAGSVRQDMPPGSVMQITDHINYSGMNPLIGEHGDGRFVGMTTAYDADLALKMRNAAIRAGVPLFEGVYMWFSGPSFETPAEIRMARTLGADAVGMSTVPEVILARYFGLKVAAASVITNYGAGMTGAELSHEETKDMAPVGGARLAAILRQMLAGNA; from the coding sequence ATGACCACGGTAACCGACCTGCTCGTCGAACGGCTGGATGGCCTCGTGCCCCGCGTGGCGATCGTGCTCGGCTCGGGGTTGGGCTCGCTGGTGGATGGCATCACCGATCAGGTCCGTATTCCTTACGGAGAGCTCGAAGGGTTTCCGATGAGCGGTGTCACCGGCCATGCGGGCGAACTCGTCGCCGGTTATCTCGGCCGTGAACCGGTGATCATGCTTTCCGGCCGCGCCCATTATTATGAACGTGGCGATGCCCGCGCCATGCGGTTCCCGATCCAGGTTTTGAAGGGGATCGGCGTCCAGTCGCTCATCCTCACCAATTCCGCCGGTTCGGTGCGGCAGGACATGCCGCCGGGCTCCGTCATGCAGATCACCGATCATATCAACTATTCCGGCATGAACCCGTTGATCGGCGAACACGGCGATGGTCGCTTCGTCGGCATGACGACAGCCTATGATGCCGATCTGGCGCTGAAGATGCGCAATGCCGCGATCCGTGCCGGCGTGCCGCTGTTCGAAGGCGTCTATATGTGGTTCTCCGGGCCGAGCTTCGAAACGCCGGCCGAAATCCGCATGGCTCGCACGCTGGGCGCCGATGCCGTCGGTATGTCGACTGTGCCGGAAGTCATTCTCGCCCGCTATTTCGGCCTCAAGGTCGCCGCCGCTTCGGTCATCACCAATTACGGTGCGGGCATGACGGGTGCCGAACTCAGCCATGAGGAAACCAAGGACATGGCGCCTGTCGGCGGTGCGCGGCTCGCCGCCATCCTCAGGCAAATGCTCGCCGGCAACGCCTGA
- the deoA gene encoding thymidine phosphorylase produces MLLPQEIIRRKRDGHSLSEREIGAFVAGLTGGSVSEAQAAAFAMAVLFRDMSRNETILLTLAMRDSGSVLKWDGIGRPVADKHSTGGVGDNVSLMLAPIAAACGLAVPMISGRGLGHTGGTLDKLQSIPGYDIAPDPLRFAQVVGDVGCAIVGQTADLAPADRRLYAIRDVTATVESVPLITASILSKKLAAGLQTLLMDVKVGTGAFMQDINEARILARSLVEVATGAGVPTVALITDMNEPLADAAGNAVEVMNCVDFLKCGKAGSRLETLVLAEVAEMLVQSGLVETVAAGESMARTALSSGRALETFGRMVHALGGPADFCDRPETYLPKAPVMAEVPAPADGYLAACDARAIGLAVVDMGGGRRQVSDAVDHRVGFSDMLALGSAVTKGQSIARVHATSRDEADIATKAVLSSYRIDAGPPALSPVVVERIA; encoded by the coding sequence ATGCTGCTTCCCCAGGAGATCATTCGCCGCAAGCGCGATGGCCACAGCCTGTCTGAGCGCGAGATCGGCGCTTTCGTCGCAGGACTGACTGGAGGCAGCGTTTCGGAGGCCCAGGCCGCAGCCTTCGCCATGGCTGTCCTGTTTCGGGACATGTCCCGAAACGAGACGATTTTGCTGACGCTTGCAATGCGCGATTCCGGCTCCGTCCTGAAATGGGACGGCATCGGCCGCCCGGTGGCCGACAAGCACTCGACCGGCGGTGTTGGCGACAACGTTTCGCTGATGCTGGCACCGATCGCTGCTGCCTGCGGGCTGGCCGTTCCTATGATTTCGGGCCGTGGCCTCGGCCATACGGGCGGCACGCTCGACAAGCTCCAGTCTATCCCCGGTTATGACATCGCCCCCGATCCGTTGCGTTTCGCTCAGGTCGTAGGTGATGTCGGCTGTGCCATCGTCGGCCAGACGGCCGATCTCGCCCCCGCCGACCGCCGCCTCTATGCCATCCGCGACGTGACGGCGACGGTGGAATCCGTTCCCTTGATCACCGCCTCGATCCTGTCGAAGAAGCTGGCAGCCGGGCTGCAGACATTGCTGATGGATGTGAAGGTCGGCACCGGTGCCTTCATGCAGGATATCAACGAGGCGCGCATACTGGCCCGCTCGCTGGTCGAGGTTGCTACCGGTGCAGGGGTGCCGACCGTGGCACTGATCACCGACATGAACGAACCGCTCGCCGATGCCGCGGGCAATGCGGTCGAAGTGATGAACTGCGTCGACTTTCTCAAATGCGGCAAAGCCGGTTCTAGACTTGAAACGCTGGTCCTGGCCGAGGTCGCCGAGATGCTGGTCCAGTCCGGACTGGTCGAAACAGTTGCGGCGGGAGAGAGCATGGCGCGCACCGCCCTGTCGTCCGGCCGGGCGCTCGAAACCTTCGGCCGCATGGTGCATGCGCTGGGCGGCCCGGCGGATTTCTGCGACCGGCCCGAGACATATCTACCCAAGGCGCCTGTCATGGCCGAGGTGCCGGCACCGGCAGACGGCTATCTCGCCGCCTGCGATGCAAGGGCGATCGGGCTTGCCGTGGTCGATATGGGGGGAGGCCGCCGCCAGGTTTCCGATGCGGTCGACCATCGCGTCGGCTTCAGCGACATGCTTGCGCTCGGTTCGGCCGTCACCAAAGGGCAGTCAATCGCGCGGGTTCACGCGACGTCGCGCGATGAGGCGGATATCGCGACAAAGGCCGTTCTTTCGAGCTATCGGATCGATGCCGGACCGCCGGCATTGTCGCCGGTCGTCGTCGAGCGGATCGCCTGA
- a CDS encoding TIGR02281 family clan AA aspartic protease, translating to MLVRTAIFAAVAAVIATQIPALIQRTENPAEQQSATDQAAPPQGASRTAPEAASLTPGSTVLDADGRGHFIGNFRINGKPITGLVDTGASLVAINESTARKLGFGGNDLDFRYTANTANGKTEAAHVVLDRVEIGNVRVRDVDAFVLRDSSLSGTLVGMSFLTKLKSYQVKGGSLTLAN from the coding sequence ATGCTTGTGCGCACCGCCATATTCGCCGCCGTCGCCGCCGTCATTGCGACACAGATCCCGGCCCTGATCCAGCGGACGGAAAATCCGGCAGAACAGCAGTCAGCGACCGATCAAGCCGCTCCGCCGCAAGGTGCATCCAGAACTGCGCCGGAAGCCGCCTCGCTGACACCGGGCAGCACCGTGCTCGATGCCGATGGCCGCGGGCATTTCATCGGCAACTTCCGCATCAACGGCAAACCGATCACCGGGCTTGTCGACACCGGCGCGTCGCTTGTCGCGATCAACGAAAGCACGGCCCGCAAGCTCGGCTTCGGCGGCAATGATCTCGACTTCCGCTACACGGCGAATACGGCGAACGGCAAGACGGAAGCGGCCCATGTGGTGCTCGACCGCGTCGAGATCGGCAATGTTCGCGTTCGCGACGTGGATGCTTTCGTGCTGCGCGATTCGTCGCTGTCCGGGACGCTGGTCGGCATGAGCTTCCTGACGAAGCTGAAATCCTATCAGGTGAAGGGCGGCAGCCTGACGCTCGCCAACTGA
- a CDS encoding ABC transporter permease has product MSTASVPLPAWINYGVIPLLNLVLAFFFSGLVVWAIGENPFEALKLLLIGALGRGEGIGFTLFYTTSFIFTGLSVAVAVHAGLFNIGSEGQAYLGGLGAALVALALDHYVPWYVTMPFAVIGAALFGAAASAIPAWLQAYRGSHIVITTIMFNFIISSLMNYVLVHILIVPGKMAPESRTLLPGGQLPKLSWLIEMFGGKLGAAPLNVSFLIALVMCFLVWVLIWRTRLGYEIRTLGVSPSAASYAGIRYGRIVMITMLISGGLAGMMALNPVMGASARLQIEFVGGAGFVGIAVSLMGRNHPVGIALAALLFGILYQGGAELSFDMPAITRDMIVVIQGMVILFAGALEYMLRPAMVRLYQAARGR; this is encoded by the coding sequence ATGAGCACGGCTTCCGTTCCCTTGCCCGCATGGATCAATTACGGCGTCATTCCGCTTCTCAATCTCGTGCTTGCCTTCTTCTTCTCCGGCCTTGTCGTCTGGGCGATCGGCGAAAATCCGTTCGAGGCGCTGAAACTCTTGCTGATCGGCGCGCTCGGCCGTGGCGAGGGCATTGGTTTCACGCTTTTCTACACGACGAGCTTCATCTTCACCGGCCTGTCGGTGGCCGTTGCCGTACATGCCGGCTTGTTCAATATCGGCTCGGAAGGCCAGGCCTATCTCGGCGGCCTCGGCGCCGCTCTCGTGGCACTGGCGCTCGACCATTATGTGCCCTGGTATGTCACCATGCCGTTTGCGGTCATCGGTGCCGCCCTGTTCGGTGCCGCCGCCTCTGCCATCCCGGCCTGGCTGCAGGCCTATCGCGGCAGCCATATCGTCATCACCACGATCATGTTCAATTTCATCATCTCGTCGCTGATGAACTATGTCCTCGTGCATATCCTGATCGTACCCGGCAAGATGGCGCCGGAAAGCCGGACCCTGCTGCCGGGAGGACAGTTGCCGAAACTGAGCTGGCTGATCGAGATGTTCGGCGGCAAGTTGGGTGCCGCCCCGCTCAACGTTTCTTTCCTGATCGCTCTCGTCATGTGTTTTCTGGTCTGGGTGCTGATCTGGCGCACCAGGCTCGGTTACGAGATCCGCACCCTCGGCGTCAGCCCGAGTGCGGCAAGCTATGCCGGCATCCGCTATGGAAGGATCGTCATGATCACCATGCTGATCTCCGGTGGGCTTGCGGGCATGATGGCGCTGAACCCGGTCATGGGCGCCTCCGCCCGCCTGCAGATCGAGTTCGTCGGCGGCGCCGGCTTTGTCGGCATCGCCGTCTCGCTGATGGGCCGCAACCATCCTGTCGGCATCGCGCTTGCGGCGCTTCTCTTCGGCATTCTCTATCAGGGCGGCGCCGAGCTTTCCTTCGACATGCCGGCGATCACCCGCGACATGATCGTCGTCATCCAGGGCATGGTTATCCTGTTTGCCGGCGCGCTCGAATATATGCTTCGCCCGGCCATGGTCAGGCTCTATCAGGCGGCGCGGGGGAGATAG
- a CDS encoding ABC transporter ATP-binding protein, with product MNLQSSANAPAIELVGIDKKFGAVHANKDINLTVAKGSIHGIIGENGAGKSTLMSILYGFYHADEGEIRIQGKPVTIRDSQAAIAAGIGMVHQHFMLVENFTVLENVMLGAEGGQLLAKGVAGARKELKRLETDYGLEVDPDAVIEELPVGSQQRVEILKALYRGADILILDEPTGVLTPAEADHLFRILQVLRDQGKTIILITHKLREIMAITDTVSVMRRGEMVATRKTAETTVAELAELMVGRRVLLRVEKEEAKPGPVLLSVKNLTVKDGRGVTMVDDVSFDVRAGEIVGIAGVAGNGQSELLEALAGIRKPVSGEILIEGKPVEAADPALLRKLGLGHIPEDRHHMGLVLKFEEYENSILGYHRDPRYGRGMLLDPAAIRKDAEEKIAKYDIRPPNARLKTANFSGGNQQKIVVAREIERDPKMLLIGQPTRGVDIGAIEFIHRRIIEMRDQGKAVLLVSVELDEIRSLSDRILVMFAGKVVGEKPADADEQSLGLMMAGIAA from the coding sequence TTGAACCTTCAGTCTTCCGCAAATGCTCCAGCGATCGAGCTTGTCGGCATCGACAAGAAATTCGGTGCCGTCCATGCCAACAAGGACATCAATCTCACCGTCGCGAAGGGCTCCATCCACGGCATTATCGGCGAGAATGGTGCCGGTAAGTCGACGCTGATGTCGATCCTCTACGGCTTCTATCATGCCGATGAGGGCGAGATCCGCATTCAGGGCAAGCCGGTGACGATCCGCGACAGCCAGGCGGCGATTGCGGCCGGTATCGGCATGGTGCACCAGCACTTCATGCTGGTCGAGAATTTCACCGTGCTCGAAAACGTCATGCTCGGCGCGGAAGGCGGGCAGCTCTTGGCCAAGGGCGTTGCCGGCGCGCGCAAGGAACTGAAGCGGCTTGAAACCGACTATGGCCTGGAAGTCGATCCGGATGCAGTGATCGAAGAACTCCCGGTCGGCAGCCAGCAGCGCGTGGAAATCCTCAAGGCGCTCTATCGCGGCGCCGATATCCTCATTCTCGATGAACCGACCGGCGTGCTGACCCCCGCCGAGGCCGATCATCTTTTCCGCATTCTTCAGGTCCTGCGCGATCAGGGAAAGACCATCATCCTCATCACCCACAAGCTGCGCGAGATTATGGCGATCACCGATACGGTGTCGGTCATGCGCCGCGGCGAGATGGTGGCGACCCGCAAGACGGCCGAGACGACGGTCGCCGAACTGGCCGAACTCATGGTCGGCCGCCGCGTCCTGCTGCGCGTCGAAAAAGAGGAGGCCAAGCCCGGCCCGGTCCTGCTGTCGGTGAAAAACCTGACGGTAAAAGACGGCCGCGGCGTGACCATGGTCGACGATGTCTCCTTCGATGTCCGCGCCGGCGAGATCGTCGGCATTGCCGGTGTTGCCGGCAACGGCCAGTCGGAGCTTCTGGAAGCGCTGGCCGGCATCCGCAAGCCGGTGTCGGGAGAGATCCTCATCGAGGGCAAGCCGGTCGAAGCTGCCGATCCGGCGCTGTTGCGAAAGCTCGGCCTTGGCCACATTCCCGAGGACCGGCATCACATGGGCCTCGTCCTCAAGTTCGAGGAATACGAGAATTCCATTCTCGGCTACCACCGCGACCCGCGCTATGGCCGCGGCATGCTTCTCGATCCCGCCGCAATCCGGAAGGATGCCGAGGAGAAGATCGCCAAATACGATATCCGCCCGCCGAATGCGCGGCTGAAGACGGCGAATTTCTCCGGCGGCAACCAGCAGAAGATTGTCGTGGCGCGCGAGATCGAACGCGATCCGAAAATGCTCCTGATCGGCCAGCCGACCCGCGGTGTCGATATCGGCGCGATCGAGTTCATCCACCGTCGCATCATCGAGATGCGCGATCAAGGCAAGGCTGTGCTTCTCGTCTCGGTGGAACTGGATGAAATTCGCTCGCTGTCGGATCGCATCCTCGTCATGTTCGCTGGCAAGGTCGTCGGTGAGAAGCCTGCCGATGCCGACGAACAGTCGCTCGGGCTGATGATGGCCGGGATCGCCGCGTGA
- a CDS encoding phosphopentomutase produces the protein MARAFLFVLDSFGVGGARDAADYGDLGSNTLGHIAEFCAAGAADRAGLRQGPLKLPNMTSLGLMDIARIASGNYPAGMPLPERLFGLYGAANEMSNGKDTPSGHWEIAGTPVMFDWGYFPTEGDAFSPELVEAICREGNIPGILGNCHASGTEIIASLGEEHIRSGKPICYTSSDSVFQIAAHETHFGFERLIKLCHVVRGLLDPLNIGRVIARPFLGETPDTFERTGNRRDFSVLPPEPTLLDRLINAGRSVHAVGKVGDIFAHQGISRVIKANGNAALAAATLAAMDEAADGDLVFTNFVDFDMVYGHRRDVPGYAAALEAFDLGLPDIHRRMKPGDIVILTADHGCDPTWRGTDHTRERVPIMAFGPGIRTRSIGVRSSYADIGETVAAHLGIPAGRHGWSFL, from the coding sequence ATGGCGCGTGCCTTTCTTTTCGTTCTTGATTCCTTTGGTGTCGGTGGTGCACGGGATGCGGCCGATTACGGCGATCTCGGCTCCAATACGCTCGGCCATATCGCGGAATTCTGCGCAGCCGGCGCGGCTGACCGGGCAGGCCTGAGGCAGGGCCCCCTGAAGCTTCCCAACATGACCTCGCTGGGGCTGATGGATATCGCCAGGATTGCGAGCGGCAATTATCCGGCCGGCATGCCCCTGCCGGAACGATTGTTCGGCCTCTATGGCGCGGCAAACGAAATGTCGAACGGCAAGGACACGCCTTCAGGTCATTGGGAGATCGCCGGCACGCCGGTGATGTTCGACTGGGGATATTTCCCGACGGAAGGCGATGCGTTTTCGCCCGAACTGGTGGAAGCCATCTGCCGCGAGGGCAATATTCCGGGCATTCTCGGCAATTGCCATGCCTCGGGCACCGAGATCATCGCGAGCCTTGGCGAGGAGCATATCCGCAGCGGCAAGCCGATCTGCTATACATCGAGTGACAGCGTGTTCCAGATCGCGGCGCACGAGACCCATTTCGGCTTCGAGCGGTTGATCAAGCTGTGCCACGTCGTTCGCGGGCTGCTCGATCCTCTCAATATCGGCCGGGTGATCGCCCGCCCGTTCCTTGGTGAAACCCCCGATACATTCGAGCGGACCGGCAATCGGCGCGATTTTTCGGTCCTGCCGCCGGAGCCGACCTTGCTCGATCGGCTCATCAATGCGGGCCGCAGCGTCCATGCTGTGGGTAAAGTAGGCGACATTTTCGCCCACCAGGGTATTTCGCGGGTGATCAAGGCGAACGGCAATGCAGCGCTTGCGGCCGCGACGCTTGCGGCGATGGACGAAGCCGCCGACGGCGATCTGGTCTTCACCAATTTCGTCGATTTCGACATGGTCTACGGCCACCGCCGCGACGTGCCGGGATATGCGGCGGCACTCGAAGCCTTCGATCTCGGCCTGCCGGATATCCATCGGCGGATGAAGCCAGGCGATATCGTGATCCTGACTGCCGATCACGGCTGCGATCCGACATGGCGCGGCACCGACCATACACGCGAACGCGTGCCGATCATGGCCTTCGGCCCCGGCATCAGAACCCGCTCTATCGGTGTTAGGTCGTCCTATGCCGATATCGGCGAAACGGTGGCCGCGCATCTCGGCATTCCGGCCGGCCGGCATGGATGGAGTTTCCTGTGA
- the upp gene encoding uracil phosphoribosyltransferase — translation MDGVTVIDHPLVQHKLTIMRKKETSTAGFRRLLREISMLLCYEVTRDLDLTMETIETPITEMQAPVVEGKKLVFVSILRAGNGLLEGMLELVPSARVSHIGLYRDHDTLQPVEYYFKAPDGLDERLVIVVDPMLATGNSSIAAVHKLKERGANNIRFLCLLAAPEGIQNFQEAHPDVKIYTASIDSHLNEKGYIVPGLGDAGDRMYGTK, via the coding sequence ATGGACGGCGTCACAGTCATCGATCATCCGCTGGTGCAGCACAAGCTGACGATCATGCGCAAGAAGGAGACCTCGACGGCCGGCTTTCGCAGGCTGTTGCGCGAGATCTCCATGCTGCTCTGCTACGAGGTCACCCGCGACCTCGACCTGACGATGGAAACGATCGAAACGCCGATCACCGAGATGCAGGCGCCGGTGGTGGAAGGCAAGAAGCTGGTCTTCGTCTCCATCCTGCGCGCCGGTAACGGCCTGCTCGAAGGCATGCTCGAACTCGTGCCTTCCGCGCGCGTCTCGCATATCGGGCTTTACCGCGACCACGATACGCTGCAGCCGGTGGAATATTACTTCAAGGCGCCGGACGGGCTGGACGAGCGGCTGGTCATCGTTGTCGATCCGATGCTGGCGACGGGCAATTCCTCGATCGCTGCCGTGCACAAGCTGAAGGAACGCGGCGCCAACAACATCCGCTTCCTCTGCCTGCTTGCAGCACCCGAAGGCATCCAGAATTTCCAGGAAGCCCATCCGGACGTGAAGATCTACACGGCCTCAATCGACAGCCATCTCAACGAGAAGGGCTATATCGTGCCCGGCCTCGGCGATGCGGGCGACCGCATGTATGGCACGAAATAG
- a CDS encoding cytidine deaminase: MSHELFEAARDAMGKAHAPYSKFPVGVALRADDGKVYLGANIENLSFPQGWCAEPTAIGAMVMGGGKKIVELAVIAEKLPLCTPCGGCRQKISEFASAETRIYLCDDLGVQKTVTMAELLPFAFETDVIG; the protein is encoded by the coding sequence ATGTCCCACGAACTGTTCGAGGCAGCCCGCGATGCGATGGGCAAGGCGCATGCGCCTTATTCCAAGTTTCCGGTGGGTGTGGCGCTGAGGGCCGATGACGGCAAAGTCTATCTCGGCGCCAATATCGAGAACCTCTCCTTTCCTCAGGGCTGGTGCGCCGAACCGACGGCGATCGGCGCCATGGTCATGGGCGGGGGCAAGAAGATCGTCGAACTGGCGGTCATCGCTGAAAAGCTTCCGCTCTGCACGCCCTGCGGCGGCTGCCGCCAGAAGATTTCCGAATTCGCCTCCGCCGAAACCCGTATCTATCTCTGCGACGATCTCGGTGTGCAGAAGACCGTCACAATGGCGGAACTGCTTCCCTTCGCCTTCGAGACGGATGTGATCGGATGA
- a CDS encoding adenosine deaminase has translation MTQNLPKAEIHCHIEGAAPPALALSQAERYGVDMSGFLRDGVYIWRDFSEFLVAYDAVAALFRTEADYALLTQTYLDELSAIGTIYSEIIVSPDHGDRIGLGADAYLAGICDGIAAAKERSGIEARIIVTGERHFGPERVIAAAEYAARAKNPLVTGFNMAGEERMGRVADYARAFDIARDAGLGLTIHAGEVCGAFSVTDALDLVKPARIGHGVRAIEDDALVARLAELGTVLEVCPGSNIALSVFADFDSHPLKRLKAAGVKVCINSDDPPFFSTSLAREYDIASTVIRMSDAEINSMTRTALEAAFVDDATKAALLARFDREIGDQAVSMT, from the coding sequence GTGACCCAGAACCTGCCAAAGGCCGAGATCCACTGCCATATCGAGGGCGCTGCACCGCCGGCACTGGCGCTTTCGCAAGCGGAAAGATACGGCGTGGACATGAGTGGCTTCCTGCGGGACGGCGTCTATATCTGGCGTGACTTTTCGGAATTTCTCGTCGCTTATGATGCCGTCGCGGCCCTGTTCAGGACCGAGGCGGACTATGCGCTGCTGACTCAAACCTATCTTGATGAACTGTCAGCCATCGGCACGATCTACAGCGAAATCATCGTTTCCCCCGATCATGGCGACCGGATCGGGCTCGGCGCCGATGCCTATCTTGCCGGAATTTGCGACGGGATCGCGGCAGCGAAGGAAAGGTCGGGGATCGAGGCCAGGATCATCGTGACCGGCGAGCGGCATTTCGGTCCCGAGCGCGTCATCGCTGCCGCGGAATATGCGGCGCGTGCGAAAAATCCGCTGGTCACCGGCTTCAACATGGCAGGCGAAGAACGGATGGGCCGGGTTGCCGATTATGCCCGTGCCTTCGACATTGCCCGCGATGCCGGGCTTGGCCTGACCATCCATGCCGGGGAAGTCTGCGGCGCCTTCAGCGTTACCGATGCGCTGGATCTGGTGAAGCCCGCGCGTATCGGCCATGGCGTGAGGGCAATCGAGGATGATGCACTGGTGGCGCGGCTTGCCGAACTCGGCACCGTGCTGGAGGTTTGTCCGGGCTCGAATATCGCACTCAGCGTGTTTGCCGATTTCGACAGCCATCCCCTGAAGCGGTTGAAAGCCGCGGGGGTGAAGGTCTGCATCAATTCCGACGACCCGCCGTTCTTTTCCACCTCGCTCGCCCGCGAATACGACATCGCCTCAACGGTGATCCGCATGAGCGATGCCGAGATCAATTCGATGACGCGGACGGCGCTCGAAGCCGCCTTCGTCGACGATGCGACAAAGGCTGCATTGCTTGCCCGTTTCGACAGAGAGATTGGGGATCAAGCGGTGTCGATGACGTGA